In the genome of Vicia villosa cultivar HV-30 ecotype Madison, WI linkage group LG7, Vvil1.0, whole genome shotgun sequence, one region contains:
- the LOC131619248 gene encoding uncharacterized protein LOC131619248: protein MDRSWMRANRLSDEYEHGVMEFLEFAESNAKKDIPPPKSNAEDSHPTLFFCPCVRCANKEPKLSKKKIMDHLICEGICQNYTKWIWHGEVVENSNVSQRDNVSVEMDDRLEDMMCDIGQDSFKRAHAYDSLCNDKDTPLYPGCTNFTRLSAVLKLFNLKAINGWTDKSFTELLELLTQMLPEGNVLPSRYYEAKKILCPMGLEYEKIHACPNDCILYRKEYVNYNHCPKCKASRYKKRHGESSDDDEVKKGPPAKVVWYLPIISRFKRLFANANDAKNLRWHAEERKCDGQIRHVADSLQWKKIDSLFPNFGKESRNLRLRLSTDGMNPFGNLNTNHTSWPVLLMIYNLSPRLCMKRKYVMLSMMISGPKQPGNDIDVYLSPLIDDLKVLWEEGVDVFDAHSGEQFNMRAMLFCTINDFPAYGNLSGYKVKGHKACPICEKDTCYHQLEKGKKTVYLGHRKFLNRYHPYRRLRKAFNGEQEYGVAPKPLTGEEVYQRQ, encoded by the coding sequence atggatcgtagttggatgagagCTAATCGATTAAGTGATGAGTACGAACATGGGGTGATGGAATTTCTAGAGTTTGCTGAAAGTAATGCTAAAAAAGATATTCCTCCTCCTAAAAGTAATGCTGAAGATAGTCACCCTACGCTATTTTTCTGTCCATGTGTTCGTTGTGCAAATAAAGAACCAAAACTTAGTAAGAAAAAAATCATGGATCATCTAATTTGTGAAGGGATTTGTCAAAACTATACAAAATGGATATGGCACGGGGAAGTGGTAGAAAATTCAAATGTGTCCCAAAGAGATAATGTTAGTGTAGAAATGGATGATCGTCTGGAAGACATGATGTGTGATATTGGACAAGATTCGTTTAAGAGGGCACATGCGTATGATAGTTTATGCAATGACAAGGATACACCTTTGTACCCGGGATGCACAAATTTTACACGTTTGTCAGCcgtgttaaaattgtttaatctgaAGGCAATTAACGGGTGGACCGACAAAAGTTTTACCGAATTGCTTGAACTATTGACGCAAATGCTTCCAGAAGGTAACGTACTGCCAAGTCGTTATTACGAGGCGAAGAAAATACTGTGTCCGATGGGTTTGGAGTatgaaaagatacatgcatgtcctaatgattgcatattatacagaAAAGAGTATGTAAACTATAACCATTGTCCGAAGTGCAAGGCGTCACGCTACAAAAAGAGACATGGTGAATCTAGTGATGATGATGAGGTCAAAAAGGGTCCTCCCGCGAAAGTGGTATGGTACCTACCAATAATTTCAAGGTTCAAGAGATTATTCGCTAATGCAAACGATGCAAAGAATCTTAGATGGCATGcagaagaaagaaaatgtgatGGACAAATCCGCCATGTAGCTGAttctttgcaatggaagaaaatagATTCTTTGTTTCCAAATTTTGGCAAAGAGTCGAGAAACCTTAGACTTAGActttctactgatggaatgaatccGTTTGGTAATCTAAATACTAACCATACTTCTTGGCCAGTTCTTCTGATGATTTACAACCTATCTCCTAGGTTGTGCATGAAGCGTAAATATGTGATGTTATCCATGATGATTTCGGGCCCAAAACAACCAGGAAAcgacatagatgtttatctaagTCCACTGATCGATGATTTAAAAGTGTTGTGGGAGGAAGGGGTGGATGTTTTCGATGCGCATTCTGGTGAACAGTTCAATATGCGTGCCATGTTGTTTTGCACCATCAACGATTTTCCGGCATATGGCAATTTGTCTGGGTATAAAGTTAAAGGGCATAAAGCGTGTCCTATATGTGAAAAAGACACATGTTACCATCAGCTTGAAAAAGGAAAGAAGACTGTTTATCTCGGGCATCGAAAATTTCTAAATCGTTATCATCCATATCGTAGATTGCGGAAAGCTTTCAATGGGGAACAAGAGTATGGTGTTGCTCCAAAGCCCTTAACTGGAGAGGAAGTTTATCAACGACAATAG
- the LOC131619249 gene encoding uncharacterized protein LOC131619249, whose product MGLSQSTNNAKCVEKMELVEASGKGSCSAAKGSTKEVEVDDVQRLLLMVLKMADNHLEMDLSHCNSAIHFYMSAKCIRELLMGFHCLDVSTLQVWSTYIHRLCIDNSTSEVYGIMDPAMCIYNDDVPKSLVDVRKYVQEKLMSQNKVCYLLPLVHAEHWQLFVLCPRENTVVFFCSLNWDVDKNTKKIISTAFEVHQISNGNRKKAITWLKPDSRKQHNNTDCGYYVMKNMLDIVSANITESWMQVFNDPTELTQEDLYDLRLRWAKCFFELYKG is encoded by the exons ATGGGTTTGTCGCAAAGTACTAATAATGCTAAATGCGTTGAAAAAATGGAATTAGTCGAAGCAAGCGGAAAAGGAAGTTGTTCAGCTGCAAAAGGAAGCACCAAAGAGGTTGAAGTTGACGATGTTCAGAGATTGTTACTCATGGTTCTGAAAATGGCTGACAACCACTTGGAAATGGATTTAAGTCATTGTAACTCTGCCATTCATTTTTATATGTCAGCTAAGTGTATCAGAGAGTTGTTGATGGGTTTTCATTGCCTTGACGTGTCTACTCTACAAGTTTGGAGCAC gtaTATTCATCGTCtatgtattgataattccacatcAGAAGTGTATGGAATTATGGATCCTGCTATGTGTATATATAATGATGATGTGCCGAAATCTTTAGTAGATGTTAGGAAATACGTACAAGAAAAGTTGATGTCGCAAAACAAAGTTTGCTACTTACTACCACTTGTTCATGC AGAACATTGGCAATTATTTGTCTTGTGTCCAAGAGAGAATACTGTGGTCTTCTTTTGTTCACTTAATTGGGATGTTGATAAAAACACGAAGAAAATTATTTCAAC TGCTTTTGAGGTTCATCAAATTTCAAATGGCAATAGAAAAAAGGCTATTACATGGCTTAAGCCCGAT TCAAGGAAACAACATAACAATACTGATTGTGGAtactatgtgatgaaaaatatgttggatattgtctctgccaatataactgaatcttggatgcag GTATTTAATGATCCTACAGAATTGACACAAGAAGATTTGTATGATTTGCGACTCCGTTGggcaaaatgtttctttgagttatataaaggATAA